In the Arachis ipaensis cultivar K30076 chromosome B10, Araip1.1, whole genome shotgun sequence genome, one interval contains:
- the LOC107620918 gene encoding extensin-like has product MRKKTIAKRAPREKVYKLPSKPSTRSQDRTFTPSPSPLTSPPRSVPMARTKTTPRYPAPAKPTAPPKMTPSKPSSSKPGSPKGKRPAVEEPVPETAKPKSRSVPVRSQRGNPHRPLKSVREPDIDPFAHKSHYMTSHSDFNPIVSNLP; this is encoded by the coding sequence atgaggaagaaaaccattgcTAAAAGGGCTCCTCGTGAAAAAGTTTACAAACTTCCCTCAAAACCTTCCACTCGCTCCCAAGACCGGACCTTTACTCCATCTCCTTCTCCTCTTACCTCTCCTCCTCGCTCTGTTCCCATGGCGCGAACCAAAACCACTCCAAGGTACCCTGCTCCTGCCAAGCCGACGGCACCACCTAAAATGACGCCCTCCAAACCAAGCTCTTCGAAACCTGGCTCACCCAAGGGGAAGCGTCCTGCAGTTGAAGAACCTGTTCCTGAGACAGCAAAACCTAAGTCAAGGTCTGTCCCTGTTCGATCACAAAGAGGTAACCCTCATCGCCCTCTCAAATCtgttagagaaccagacattgatccttttgctcacAAATCACACTACATGACATCTCACTCAGACTTTAACCCCATCgtttcaaatctgccatga